In a genomic window of Physeter macrocephalus isolate SW-GA chromosome 14, ASM283717v5, whole genome shotgun sequence:
- the CYB5D2 gene encoding neuferricin isoform X2 has protein sequence MRNVAEVNERTGCVPESVSEIQGVCHRGRDASRAFVTGDYSEGGLVDDVSALSLSEMLTLQSWLSFYEKNYEVMGRVTGRFYGEDGLPTPELTQAEAMITKGLEANKQELKEKQKFPPCNAEWSSTRGSRFWCSQRSGGVSRDWIGVPRKLFKPGAKEPHCVCVRTTGPPSDQTPDKPTHRNRGDLEHPSLEEYTGCPRLAARCSVPP, from the exons ATGCGAAATGTCGCTGAAGTCAATGAAAGAACAGGATGCGTGCCAGAAAGTGTGTCCGAGATCCAGGGTGTCTGTCACCGGG GCCGAGACGCATCCAGAGCGTTTGTGACCGGGGACTACTCTGAAGGAGGCCTTGTGGATGATGTGTCTGCCCTGTCACTTTCTGAGATGCTGACACTCCAGAGTTGGCTTTCATTCTATGAGAAGAATTATGAAGTCATGG GGAGGGTGACAGGAAGGTTCTACGGAGAGGATGGGCTACCTACTCCAGAACTGACCCAGGCAGAAGCCATGATCACCAAAGGCTTGGAGGCAAATAAACAGGAACTGAAAGAGAAGCAGAAGTTTCCACCATGCAATGCTGAGTGGAGCTCAACCCGGGGCAGCCGGTTCTGGTGCTCCCAGAGGAG tGGAGGTGTGAGCAGAGACTGGATTGGCGTCCCCAGGAAGCTGTTTAAGCCAGGTGCCAAGGAGCCCCACTGCGTGTGTGTGAGAACAACTGGCCCCCCTAGTGACCAGACGCCGGACAAGCCTACGCACAGAAATCGTGGGGACCTGGAGCACCCCAGCTTGGAGGAATACACAGGCTGCCCACGCCTAGCCGCCAGGTGCAGTGTCCCCCCCTGA
- the CYB5D2 gene encoding neuferricin isoform X3: protein MLTLQSWLSFYEKNYEVMGRVTGRFYGEDGLPTPELTQAEAMITKGLEANKQELKEKQKFPPCNAEWSSTRGSRFWCSQRSGGVSRDWIGVPRKLFKPGAKEPHCVCVRTTGPPSDQTPDKPTHRNRGDLEHPSLEEYTGCPRLAARCSVPP from the exons ATGCTGACACTCCAGAGTTGGCTTTCATTCTATGAGAAGAATTATGAAGTCATGG GGAGGGTGACAGGAAGGTTCTACGGAGAGGATGGGCTACCTACTCCAGAACTGACCCAGGCAGAAGCCATGATCACCAAAGGCTTGGAGGCAAATAAACAGGAACTGAAAGAGAAGCAGAAGTTTCCACCATGCAATGCTGAGTGGAGCTCAACCCGGGGCAGCCGGTTCTGGTGCTCCCAGAGGAG tGGAGGTGTGAGCAGAGACTGGATTGGCGTCCCCAGGAAGCTGTTTAAGCCAGGTGCCAAGGAGCCCCACTGCGTGTGTGTGAGAACAACTGGCCCCCCTAGTGACCAGACGCCGGACAAGCCTACGCACAGAAATCGTGGGGACCTGGAGCACCCCAGCTTGGAGGAATACACAGGCTGCCCACGCCTAGCCGCCAGGTGCAGTGTCCCCCCCTGA